The window AACCTTTTTCtgtgaatattaattatttattacacaaaATTCCCTACATTCTTCTTTGAAATCTCTTGATAATAAATACAAACCATCAAAATCCCTGCACCTCCTCTTGGCTTGAAAACCTGGCTGGTTATTTGGAACACTAGAAGCGACGGCAACGACGCTTTGAATTGATTGACTAGTAGTCGACAACCTCATGTCTACATCACCATGATTGCTATCCTGTGTTGGAGTACCTCCGCCAGGACTCCCGTCAATTCTTTCTGTTCTATCTACTTCCATCCTTTCAGTGCGATCTATCTTTTTACGATCTAATGATCTTGATCGGGATCTAGAGCGAAGTGGTGTCGGAGATCGATTTCTAAATCGTGCTCTATGATCACGATTATCAGGACCATCTCGTATTCTTGGGCGTATTGGTGATGTGCTACGACTTCTGCTCCGTctataaaataaagtaagtattgaaaaaaaagaattcaaATATCTTATtagttgaaataaattttgtatagacCTTCTGTCATGTCGTCGTGTATTTGGTGGCGATTCGTTTCTCCATGGCCGACTTCTGTCACGTTCTCGATCACGACGAATATGTTCTCTGCTTCTTGATCTACGTCTATCTCTCTCCCATGAGCGCGAACGAGACCTTGTTCGGGACCTCATCCGACCGCTTCTGAAATATGTATAGATTATACTccaaaaaattgtattacacACAACTTGTAagattttttaacaatttgaaaaaaaaactcACCGACTCCTAGAAcgtttttccttctctttgtcAACTTTATCAGAATCTGATTTTCTAGTTTCACGTTTACCTATTGCCATAGGTGCAGATCCATTCATTTGAAGTGGAGCCGGGGGATTTGTATTCATAGAAGTAATTGCAATTGTACTTTCAGTTACTTTATCTGTAGTTAATGCTGGTGGTGGTGGATTTACACCTGGTGGTGTCCCACCACCATCTGGATCACTTTTTGGAGGCGGAAGTACATATTCTTGAGTCTCTAATGTTTTAAATAACAATTCCACAAAATTCTttgtttctgtaaaaaaaagatatcataatacaaaataaattttccaatactgcttgaatattaaaatatgaacaTACCCTGCTGCAAAAATACATCAAGCTGTTCAACCATTCCACCTCGCAACTCTTCTAGTGTTTTGTCCTTCTTAACGAGAGCATATACATATTTTGCTAATGCAGCAGGATCTGCATCACAACTGtaagattatattaatattaatgttttggaataaataattataaaataattatgtcTATTATATGAtagatacataaaaaattataaattaatatatattaaattatacaaaaattatgtaacaactaaatttatatttaaaatcttatatcgcatatataataaataattatggaacataataatgtaataagcCATgcagtaaaattttattttgtcagTTATAATATGTTGCAATAGAAACCTGTTTACAGGTTATAAAATGCAAAACAAAAGGTTAAACTTTATTAAATcaataaattacaaatgaatAAATGAAGTTAGTTACGTGTTTGCAATTAACTAATTATATATCaatgaaagaattattttaagtaatataAAAGATCTAattcaatatatatgtatgatttaaattttaacatatttaGAAATATGTCTTTAACtaaagtatcttttattttagatgtaataatatataattactaggaagtttataataaaaatcatatataaaataaaaaggtatTTCGAATATTGATCCCTTACCATAGGGTAAACGATGTTTTAAATAAGCATTACTGTCAACAAATTGTTATGGAATAAGTAATTGCTTAAGTTGTTTATGTGGGAGGATTAGCAAATAAAAGGTGTGTTCTTATTGgtatatttgaataaaacacATATAAAACATGTGTTGCGGGTTAAAATGCAACATAATTGAGCAAACTATGTTCAATTATTCGAAATGCGTTCGCTGTAAAATAGATACGATATAGTCGTGAGTATGGGGCATATCATTACTCGATTGATTATTATTAAGAACACGATAAATTTGACGGAGGATCGCTAGTCGAAATGATCCATCAACAATCATTCAGAAGCAGGCAACAgtaatacatgtaaatataattcTGCATAGGGTGTAAAGCATAGCACATGTACGGCCATTTACAACATCAAATGCGTACACATACACCTAAAACTGTGCTCGGACAAGCTGGCCTACTTACAGTGGCTCCAAGACGGCAGTGAGCCACGCCTTGAATTGATCCGGATTCTCTATTATCATTTTCAGTAAATACGCAACGAAAATCACATGGAACTTTCCAAAGACACACGTTAATTACACAATTTCTGGGCGGGAATAAGTACTCTCCTAAGTAAAGACAGTCGCCATTCTGAAATCTCTCTCCCTATACATGCAATGTTCACATAGATAGACTTTTCACTTCTAGAAAATGTCACGGGAATCGCTGCAGCAGTATGTTAAGTAGGTTAGGTACGCTCGCTAGTTTATTAACATAGAGTATATTGTACATAGTTGTGTTTGCAGTGCTTCAAAACGTTTTTGTTTTAATGGATTTttgatacatttaaaaatatctatactTTGTTCAATCAGTCGAATTTGGAAAAGTATAACTGATTTTAGTTAATAGTTGATTActattgaattataattttcagaTGATagctttatattattatagaaaatgtttaaattgAGCTACTAAACCtgataaataattctttaaataacaGTACACATGTATTCAATTTAGTTTAAGGTTAATGAGGTTAATGTTTGAAAAAGTAATTGTCTATTTGATAGTAGATTTCATCTTGTTTTCTCTAGATTTTGATCACgtggttttatttatttatcttggCTCGACTCGTTAGTAAGAGCACATTTAAATTCAATATACTTCACgttgataaaatgtaatttttatagcTAGTAATTCTTATCGTATattaaaaaagtgaaaaagacatagttgtaaaatattcttaattgAAACCATGAAGATCATTGCAAATAACTATCCAACATTGTCAACACACATTACTAACACATTACTAGACTAGTGAAATTCTTAAAACCCTTAAAttcgtaaaatttaaatttctttcgatgaatattttattatttatatatgtaatgtaaatttaaaaaaattgatttaaatcATGGAAAAACATATCGAATATCTTTATAAAActtgaagaaaaatataataggaTCTTTTAAGTTTACATTTACAATATACAaacattattttgtttataaatgagtatatttttaataacgtttaatattattttttacattccaaatatttcaataatttttgatTTACTTAAAATTTCAACCTATTACGCGGAAGTATATAATCCTATTTCCTCTGGTATAGaattttgtttacttttttTATAATGATGATTTATTATGCCAGCCCCTAATGCATCTGCTATGATATTTAAAGTGGTTCTAAAACGGTCTCTAAACATAAATtgtgattattaatattttaatgaatgtTTAAAATCTCATAAATACATCGTTGGATGCTTACACGAACCAATCAATGGCGATAATTAATGAAACATCTTCTACTGGAACTCCCACGGAATTTAATACCATTATTAACATTACATAACCACCACTAGGTAAGCCGGCAGCACCAATACACGACAAAGTACATGTTATACTGCAAATTTaccaatattattgtattattattattagactacggatttttatgcaaatttatatttttataattacagTTAAAAGAATTAAACCTATGTAGAGAATTCATTTACttcctaaatattataataagcactttcaaatatttcacatatttttacatattatatccATTCTCTACATGTTTGCACCTTTAGATTTTCTGTAAATGTAATTCACAATTTTATAAACACAattcaataaataacaattcatagtctaattattatttttaattatgtttatgaAAGTTGTTTAtcaattcataaatttatatagGAAGGTTGTTTATCATTATACAAACCAGATTATTATGATCTTGaacaatgaaaattgtaatccatgcaattgaattataaaaattgcaccAATGCTTTCATATAATGCTATACCATCCATATTTATGGTGGCTCCAATTGGTACAATAAACTTAGATATTTTAGAAGGTATTCCAATGCGTTCCAAGCATGATATTGTTACTGGAACTGTAGCTGtgctgaaatataaatataaagtatataatataataattttattaacaagcaataaattaacaatatattGTCTTAGCTTAAATACCTTGATGATGTACCAAATGCTGTAGCAAAAGCTGGTCCAAGTTTAACTATGATGTTGTATGGAGATTGACGGGTACATATAAAATACACTAGAGGAAGTAATATTAAACCTTGTATAAGCAAACCACTAAAGacagttaaaatataaattccaagCCTTTTTATTAAACTGTTAAAGTCTTCTACTTCAAGAATTTTTGCAGAAATAAGAAATAGTGCACTTATTGGTACTAGCCTATATAAAATGGATATGTTTGCATGTAATAAAAGTTAATGACatcttttttatcgtatttagcATTTAGTAATTTTACATTATTGCCCAACTCATGATCTTCATCATTGCATCtgataaagatagaaaaaagttTATTAAAGGTTCTCCTTTTGCACCTATATCTCCAATTGCTAATCCCAAGACTAAACTAAAAACTACTAATCCTAATACATCTGTTCCTGGTACATTCATATGATCTATTCTCCATTCATCAATTGGTACTAAaagatagaaattaaattttaatttaatttttataaactcTATTTGTCTCTTTCTTATGTTGCTATAACATACCTGATTCATTCTTTGATTTTTGTAATACAGTTTGATACTGAAAtagtgttttatttatttttgttgttgttCAAATTTATAAGTTGTTGTATTAAGTTgtaatttgttttaattaaattgatcATAATAATAGCTGCAGATGAAAGATAGAaacttataaaattttattacctgGAATAAGGTTGCACTCACTATGTTTTCTGGGATAAAATTtctgtaatataaataaagaaaatagatTGAATGAATAAAAACAAgaaacaaattaatattatacatgaaCTACCGAAATAGATCTAAAATTGTGTCTGCTGTTATTGAATATCTGGTTGTATTTTGTGTTATGATGTTTTTATCTTTAAGTAAATCACCAGGTCTTATTGTTTGAACTAGTATAACACTTAATATTATTCCAAGTGATGTtgtcgttgtatagtaatataatgCCATTGTTCCAATGCGGCCTACgcattttagaattttaagatTTGTAATAAGAAATTCTTGTTTAGCAATGATGACAATGTAAGTTGCTTTATACTTACCTGATTTTTTCAAGTTACAAGTAGCACTCACTATACTGGATGTTATAAGAGGCAATATTAGACAATTTACAATTCTCATGAATAGTTCTCCAGGAAACTTTAGATACATTACATTTCGTTTGGTCCATGGTTGAAGAGTAAAAGTTTTAAGAATGAGTCCTAATGAAATTCCAGCACATACACCAATAACTGTCCATAATATTATCTTCTGTCTCAGTACttcttttaatatattcattatatatcAATTTACTAATATTTGTCACTAAATTATTGTGATTTAGTATAGAGGAGcttgtattttgtattaaaaatcattaaattattttttttacataaatgtTAATAACGCAAAATCAGAGAGAACTTTGTATGTATACGAGATAAGGATTCTTATCTAATGTAATGATACAAgaaaattttttctttattatagaattttcagaaaaaaataactttttatgaAACCTACTGTTTTATCTAAAGTGTTGAGGATATGGATGAAGCACTACTTAAAAATAGGGAACATTACCTTGAGAAAGATATCTTATGACAGAGATATATTTATGACCCTTTTACAATCATAATACAATATAAGAGATAGTTGTACTTTTATCTTACAACTATACTCCTTAAATGATTCTGTTTCAAATTAGCTTGTTGAAAAAATAGCCttatcatataaataaataaatgactaatattgatattttactttttatttattttgcatctattacaatataataaatatgatcgTGCACAGTACATGAAGAATGTGTATTTACACacgtttttattaattttcaggCCATAATTTTACGTATTTGTAACTGAGTTCGCATTATAATggtatattttttcttaaattgctcaatataatttatacatatctTTACAATTCTGCATAATCCACATCACATTATGCATCTCATTTGCACCCAGTCTTCTGAAGAAAAAAAATCTCATATTATGTCGTCCTCGCCCATCAAAGTCATGACTATTAATCCTTAAAGATTGCaataattaattcattttttatttctttcgtttatatgAAGTATTAGTGAGATCAgtaaagaattttattaacgTTACATTTATACAAAGTCATGTTTTGTAAAGTTTACATATCTAGATCTACATATTTCTCTATACTGTTTAATATttggttttttttttgtattacgcaattttcatcttctttcttttttattcaacaGCAATTcttataaatcatattcttTTTCGTTTACTTTTTCATATGAGGTAATTTGATTTTGCtcaaataaaaagagaagaatttgTTTATTGACTTCCGCTTTTTGGTGATTACGATTCGCCAGCCGCAATAACGGATTCCGGTGTCCTGCTGAGGTGTTTCTGACAACACAACCTACATCACAAAAAATTAAGATTTTGATTAATCCtttgtctttgtttttttgctttattgttaattattacgTAAATAATAAACTCGACACGACACACTTAAACGTAGATTAGTGAGATGATTATTCTGAAAAGATTAAAACATTAAAACTCTTTAAATTTCATGTTTTGCTAAATTTCTAATCTTATCGTAAAATCtaatgttatatatgtatagttattTCTGATcatgcaaaatatttataagtTATGATTTAGTAGAAAAGGAATACAAAAATCTACTGATACCACTTCCAAAATTGAACACTGTAATTACAGTGCATAAGGATCAGCTActtctattttcttataaattgtatatatatatataatatatataatataatatatatataatataatatatataatatataatattatatatatatgtatgtatgtcatTCAAGTactgtaatattaaaaaaaaaagaaaaaagaaaaaaaaaagagaagaaggaaacttaaaaatttatcattcaataattttcaaattaaaattgaattaaataaaaacttcaagggatgaaaatatttaaattctaatacTAAAGTGTACGATTGAATGGAAATTGTAAGTATGTATATTTGTAAAGCATAATGGAATTATGCAGTGCAttgtaaagaaaaatacaattaaatacaatgctgtaaacatttgtacaATTTCATACGAATCAAACGTTTCTTTAAGTGTTTGGTGATTTATTGTTTTTTTACAATCATTCAAAATACGTTGTATTTGTATCATAGACATTTTTATGACCCTCAAAAGTGAAACTGTGTCAATACCTGTCCCTACAAAGGTGTTTCCTTTCGTGCCTCGGCCTTCCACTGAAATCCATTAACTCGTGTTGTAATAGGCTTATTTCTATTAGTTGCATTTTCAATTCCATTTCTAACACCTGCTACTAATCTCATGGCTGGGTTGGAAACCAAGCCATTGCGCTTTGGTTTTGCATTGCTTGcactgtaataaaaaaaaaaacagtccTCTCAGAAAGTGTCTTTCATGCTTAATTTCTAATATAGTCTATTAGAAAAGTCGCTCCAATATGTTTTATAAACAATTCACAATCAATTAACTATTATTAGTGGTTTATATTTAGGACACAATGTGGAGGGAGtttctttaacatttttattatattattgaaacGCAATCTTACCTGGCAGGTGTATGGTCAGAGGTATGTTTCACGCTTCTGCCAACACCAGCGCCACTGTTTCCCAATATTATCCTCATATGAGTGTCCCTAGTGAAATGAGTGTCGGCCGAGTTTCTTTTCTCGTCAAGACCATTTTTCTTGTCCTTCGTTACGCTTAAACCTAACATTTCGTTTGTTAATTCAAACGGTTTGCTAATATCGTTTTTATCGATGATCTCTGTCTTTATGTTGATCGGTTCGTAAATGGCTGACGTGTGATTGTATCCTCCGATCTGCGCTTTGTATGGTATATTCTGGTTTCCAGTCAACAATGATACTCCAAGCTGACTCTGTATCACGTTCGCGGCGGTCTGGGCACTAGGTGGACTCGTATTCGTCGGCGAGTAGGGTATCAGGCTGTCGCTTAACGGCGAATGAGGCGGCGAAGCGTAGATAGGACTCTGCGGTTCGCTTTTCAGAGGTGACAAAAGTTTGCTGAGCGGACGACTCTTCGCTCCCCTCGAGCATTGTTGCAGTTGTTGCGTGAAAGATAATGGTGTCTAAAATTATAGCAGTCAGATAACGCGTGGTTCTCCATAGGAATCAAATTCGTAACGTGTATAGATCGAGTTGGCCTTTAACGTTTGCATAAAAATCAATCGAATGTACGTTTTAAATGTGCATCAGGTTGTTCGAGAGAGTTAGTAGattgcatttaaacaaaatcttcGTACGAAGAGTGGCATTGTATAAATAACGATCTGTACACGGGTGCATGAAAACAGAATAAACAAAACATGCAGCCAGAAAGAGATGATGGAACGTGACGGATGAGAGCCGATTGGAAGTGGTATCGGAGAGCTCGAACTGGCTCCTTAAGTTACACAAGAGAGTTAATCGGGAAAGCATTAGAAACAACAATTGTTACCTACTTTTATTACCTGATTCACCATCGAGTTCTGGTTGAATTTCCCTTGATCGCTCTTTGTGCTACCAGTCAAGTTACTGCTGGATTTGCTGTTGCTGGAATTGTTGCCTAAGGACACGCAGCTTCTTCTTTTCGTCGAATCAGGTGACTCTGCTGGACTGTATTGCGTCGACAGAGGATTCAAGATTGCAGACGATGGTTTCGTTTCAGCTGTGGAGTTTGATGTCACCGAAGTAGCGCTACTACTTCCACCTGCATTATATATGcattgtaataacgtaataaataatatacgtaATTATGGACATGACGACAAATTACGCATTGGAGAATTATGAGAAATAGACGAACCTCCGTTGATACCAGGCCTCAGACTTCGTTGATTAGCCGAATGTTCCTCGAGTAGCCTGACCACGGTGTCATGACCACTTTTGGCAGCCACCTTGATAGCGTTTCGACCACAATGATCAGAATGACTGGGATCAGCACCGTGATTTAAGAGTGCTCGTACGCAGTGCTCATGACCCTCTTGTGCGGCGATACCTAAAGAATGTTGACCAGTTTAATTACTTTCTTATATAAATACAACAATGGTGATAGTCAAGTATGTGAGAAAAAAGTCATGTTACTGATCAAACTTTGGTCATTATCAGTACCCAGAGCTGTTGCGCCTTGGTTGCAAGTATGATCAGGGGTTGCTCCATGTTCCAGAAGCAGTCTGACAATGGCTGCGTGACCCTGCCAGGCAGCAGAGTGTAAAGGAGTTCTATTCTCATTGTCACAGGCGTTTACACTCGCACTGCCTTCTGTTAGTAACAAAGCTACCATTTCGACGTGTCCTTGCCAAGCACTCACATGCAGAGGTGTTCGACCCTGGAAAATCacattaaatttacaaacaTATACGAAGCAACTAAAGAGATACAAGAATATTTATACTTACTTCTGAGTCTCTACTTTCCACGTCAGCTCGCGCATGCTCCAGCAAGAATCGCGCCATCGCCAGTCTGTTCTCCAGAGCAAGGATATAAAGAGTGCTTCTTCCATCAGCATCTTTCGCATTCACATCTGCATTATGACTCAGTAGTACCCTGACGGTGTCATAATGTCCCTCCAAAGCTGCGAGTCTGCAATTGACACCatgaagatattttataaaacgaaacagATAGAGGATTTAGCCAAGGTAT is drawn from Bombus terrestris chromosome 12, iyBomTerr1.2, whole genome shotgun sequence and contains these coding sequences:
- the LOC100651015 gene encoding excitatory amino acid transporter 3 isoform X4, which gives rise to MNILKEVLRQKIILWTVIGVCAGISLGLILKTFTLQPWTKRNVMYLKFPGELFMRIVNCLILPLITSSIVSATCNLKKSGRIGTMALYYYTTTTSLGIILSVILVQTIRPGDLLKDKNIITQNTTRYSITADTILDLFRNFIPENIVSATLFQYQTVLQKSKNESVPIDEWRIDHMNVPGTDVLGLVVFSLVLGLAIGDIGAKGEPLINFFLSLSDAMMKIMSWAIMLVPISALFLISAKILEVEDFNSLIKRLGIYILTVFSGLLIQGLILLPLVYFICTRQSPYNIIVKLGPAFATAFGTSSSTATVPVTISCLERIGIPSKISKFIVPIGATINMDGIALYESIGAIFIIQLHGLQFSLFKIIII
- the LOC100651015 gene encoding excitatory amino acid transporter 3 isoform X3 yields the protein MALYYYTTTTSLGIILSVILVQTIRPGDLLKDKNIITQNTTRYSITADTILDLFRNFIPENIVSATLFQYQTVLQKSKNESVPIDEWRIDHMNVPGTDVLGLVVFSLVLGLAIGDIGAKGEPLINFFLSLSDAMMKIMSWAIMLVPISALFLISAKILEVEDFNSLIKRLGIYILTVFSGLLIQGLILLPLVYFICTRQSPYNIIVKLGPAFATAFGTSSSTATVPVTISCLERIGIPSKISKFIVPIGATINMDGIALYESIGAIFIIQLHGLQFSLFKIIIICITCTLSCIGAAGLPSGGYVMLIMVLNSVGVPVEDVSLIIAIDWFVDRFRTTLNIIADALGAGIINHHYKKSKQNSIPEEIGLYTSA
- the LOC100651015 gene encoding excitatory amino acid transporter 3 isoform X1; protein product: MNILKEVLRQKIILWTVIGVCAGISLGLILKTFTLQPWTKRNVMYLKFPGELFMRIVNCLILPLITSSIVSATCNLKKSGRIGTMALYYYTTTTSLGIILSVILVQTIRPGDLLKDKNIITQNTTRYSITADTILDLFRNFIPENIVSATLFQYQTVLQKSKNESVPIDEWRIDHMNVPGTDVLGLVVFSLVLGLAIGDIGAKGEPLINFFLSLSDAMMKIMSWAIMLVPISALFLISAKILEVEDFNSLIKRLGIYILTVFSGLLIQGLILLPLVYFICTRQSPYNIIVKLGPAFATAFGTSSSTATVPVTISCLERIGIPSKISKFIVPIGATINMDGIALYESIGAIFIIQLHGLQFSLFKIIIICITCTLSCIGAAGLPSGGYVMLIMVLNSVGVPVEDVSLIIAIDWFVDRFRTTLNIIADALGAGIINHHYKKSKQNSIPEEIGLYTSA
- the LOC100651015 gene encoding excitatory amino acid transporter 3 isoform X2 translates to MNILKEVLRQKIILWTVIGVCAGISLGLILKTFTLQPWTKRNVMYLKFPGELFMRIVNCLILPLITSSIVSATCNLKKSGRIGTMALYYYTTTTSLGIILSVILVQTIRPGDLLKDKNIITQNTTRYSITADTILDLFRNFIPENIVSATLFQYQTVLQKSKNESVPIDEWRIDHMNVPGTDVLGLVVFSLVLGLAIGDIGAKGEPLINFFLSLSDAMMKIMSWAIMLVPISALFLISAKILEVEDFNSLIKRLGIYILTVFSGLLIQGLILLPLVYFICTRQSPYNIIVKLGPAFATAFGTSSSTATVPVTISCLERIGIPSKISKFIVPIGATINMDGIALYESIGAIFIIQLHGLQFSLFKIIIICITCTLSCIGAAGLPSGGYVMLIMVLNSVGVPVEDVSLIIAID